TGCCATTTTTTATCCCTCCTTATCACCAATCTCTATAGATATGGTAATATTTTCTTCATGTTCTTTACATTTGTTGCATCAGTAATAGTTGCTTTTCTAAGATTTCTCTTTCTTTTAGAGGTTTTTTTCGTTAAAATATGGCTCTTGTAAGCCTTCATTCTCTTAAGTTTACCGGTTCCTGTTTTCTTAAAACGCTTCGCTGCCGCTCTGTTTGTTTTTAATTTTGGCATTATGCTTCCTCCTTAAATATTTATACAGCCTGTTCCTGCATTTTTGCAGACTAACTAATAGCTGTTTTAACTATTTTAACGTTTTTCTGATAAGAACATAGTCATATTTCGTCCTTCGAGCTTTGCAGGTTTATCAATTACAGCAATATCTTCAAGCTTAGAATAGAAATTATCTAAGATAACTTTTGAAGAAGATGTATGTGCCATCTCTCTTCCGCGGAAACGTAAGGTAACTTTCACCTTATCACCCTTACTAATAAATTTACGGGCCATATTGGCTTTAGTATTCAAATCGTTCTCATCAATATTAGGAGAGAATCGAATTTCTTTCACCTCAGTAGTCTTCTGCTTCTTCTTAGCTTCCTTTTCTTTTCTTGTTTGCTCATATCTGAACTTACCATAATCGATAATTTTACATACCGGTGGCTTTGCTGAAGGAGCAATTTTAACCAAATCTAAATTTGCTTCCCTAGCCAGCTTTAAAGCCTCTTTTGCTGACATGATTCCCAGCTGCTCACCATCCTCATTAATAAGGCGGACTTCCTTATCTCTGATCTGTTCATTAATCATTAAATCGCTAATAGTACTACACCTCCATAGGTTATATAACATTTACAGTTTCCGTTATCCAAACTTTGAATTTATATAATAATAAAAGGTGGATAACATAGATTATCCACCTGCTTATACCTAATATCATTCCCGATTGGAACAATATATAATATTGCCAATTATATATATAATTATATACACTATTCTTCGGCAAAATTTATATTAACCCGGTCACAGTAAATGTTGAAATTTACGCTATGGGTGAGAGATGGATACTCTTCTTTTATATATGAAATTATTACAGCTTTGATATTGTATCATATAGATACCGGTATGTCAATGCCAATTTTTACTGGTTTTTAAAAATTATATTAATTTTATATTAATAAACCATGGTCTTTTTTGTGAATTTATCAATAGATTTGGAAATGGCTGTACCTATAATACCACTGACAATTATCTCAGCTATGGCATTAACACCTGCCATTGCTATAATCAATACAAATACATTACCTGTATTAAAGCTCTCTTGTGCAATCTTTTGTATTTCCGGTGTATTAAAAAAGAAAATCATCAAAGTAGTCATAAATAATACGGTGTTTAATATAGACCCTGCTATACTTGTTATTACATAGCTTAATAACTTAGTTTTATCAAATCTTTTCAAAGCCTGAAAAATTAATGCCGTTAACCAGCCCATTAATACTCTAGGTACCATACAGGTGATAAAAATTCCTATGGGATTAATTCCTAATAACATTGCTCCAAAGGGATCAAATCCAAAGCATTGGGCAAAACTAGATAAACCAAATACTGTACCAAGAATCGCACCACCTACAGGTCCTAAGGTAATAGCTCCGATAATAACCGGTATCCCAATTATTGTAATGGATAAGCCCGTCGGTAATTTGATGTAACCTATTGGAGTAAAAGCCAAAAGCAAGATTATAGCTGTAAAAAGTGCCAATTGTACCATCTGTAATGTACGGGTTTTTGATATTGTTTTCATAATATCCTCCTTTCAATTTTGACCATAGCTTGAAATCATGGGTCTATAGGTAGGATTTACTTAAAAACAGTTTTTATAGCTGTATAAGTAAATACTGTCCGGTTTACTTTCCGTCCGATTATGGTACGGATAATTACCGGATAAAATTATTTTGTATTACAATTATATAATATTTTTTCAACAAAGCAAGATGTTTTATTTATTGTTTAAATCCCCTAGGTTTCGAGCAAAAAGAAAAATTCCTGCAAATAGGAATATAGCTCCTATAAGAATTGCCGCCCATATTGAAATATAAGTACCAAAATTAAATATTCTTATTAAAAAACCCAAGCCATTAATAAATACATGAAGCAGTATAGGTACATATAATGACCGGGTTTTTTCATATACATAACCCAAAATCAAACCAATTCCAAAGGCATATAGTCCTTGTATTATATTCCAATGGTAAATTCCAAATACCAAGGCCTGAATAAGATTAGCTGAGTAAAATGAAAGTCCATACCGTAATCTGTTAAATAAAATACCTCGAAGTATTAATTCTTCAATTATTGGTGCAAGTATTATTACATATACAGCAACAATTACGGTATCTGCAACAAAGATAGAGCTAATCGTTTCTTCGTAATTGGCAAATAAGTTTGCAAACAAAGGCCTAATTAGGGATAATATTCCCGACACAAAAAACTGACAACCCAGAGCAATCATAAGGTAAATGCCTATATGTTTTAAAGAGAATATTTTTCTAAAATCTACAGCTGCCTCCACATGGCCCATATATTTTTTGTACCATAGATAGAAAAGTAGACAAGCTGTCATAACAGCCATTACCATAAGACAGTAGTCTATCTGGGAATTAACTTCCTGAAGTCCTGTTATAAGAATAAATATACCTGTAAAAAATGTATATATCAAAGATACTATAAAAAATGCTGTATAAGCCATTAAAAGTCCTTGCACAATAATTAAAGTTCGTTTCATTATTACCCTCGTTTCTAACTAACATATTTTCCAGGAATATTAAATATAAGAGGCTGCCTCATAATATACTAGCATAAACTAGAGGCAACCTCGGATTAATATTTAAATTTCTATGGGTTAGATAATAAGGTTTTTAGCCAAGAATAACCTCTACTTCATGAAGTTTTCCGTCTCCAAATAGTGGCAAGATATTACCTGATATTTCCTTATTATCCACCGTAATCTTAGACACACCACAGGATACATGATTAGGATTTTTAACAGTTATTCTATATGTATCTCCACGATATTGTCTTGTTACGGTATAACCGTCCCACCCCTTAGGTATTGATGGATCTACAATCAATCCGTCAAAATCAGGCTTTATTCCCAGGATATATTGGGATATGGCTACAAAATTCCATGAAGCTGTTCCGGTCAGCCAAGAGTTCTTTGCTTCTCCAAAACGGCTTGCATCTTTACCGGCTATCATCTGGGAATATACATAAGGTTCCATCCGATGAATTTCAGAGCGTTCCTCTGTATAGGCCGGTGCAATTCTTGTATAATAATCAAATGCTTTATCACCTCTACCCACAATAGCCTCTGCTGCCATAATCCATGCATTGTTATGACAGAAGATACCGGCATTTTCCTTATATCCCGCAGGATAAGTAGAAATTTCACCGTATTCAATATAGTATTTGGTATAAGCAGGATTAAGAAGTACTAAACCATACTTAGTAGCCAGACGCTCTTCTACCGCATCTAAGGCCTGTATGGCCCTACCGTCTTCTAAGCCACAGCGTCCCATAATGCATAGACCCTGGGACTCTATAAAGATCTTACCTTCTTCATTCTCATGGCTTCCCACCTTCCTGCCAAAATCGTCATAGGCACGAACAAACCATGAACCATCCCAACCGTGTTCCATAATGACTTCACGCATTTTTCTAACTTCAGCAAAAGCCCGATTAGCTTCCTCTTTATTACCCACCTTTTCCATAAGTCTGGCATATTCCTCACCTATATAACAGAACATTCCGGCAATCATCACCGATTCTGCCACCCTACCATCCTTACTTGTGGTGGTTTGGAAGGATTCTCCCGGTTCCGATGAGAAGCAATTAAGATTTAAGCAATCATTCCAGTCAGCTCTTCCTATCAGAGGAAGTCCGTGGGGTCCTAAATTATTAAGTACATGATCAAAAGATCTCTTTAAATGATCAGATAAAGGCTTACTTTTTGATTCATCATTATCATAAGGAGTCATTACATCCAGTATAGAATAATCACCTGTTTCCTTTATGTAGGATACGGTAGATAATATCAACCACAAAGGATCATCGTTAAAATTACCGCCGATTTCATTATTACCCTTCTTGGTAAGGGGCTGATACTGATGATATGCTCCCCCATCTTCTAATTGGGTGGAAGCAAGGTCGATAATTCTTTCCCTGGCCCTATCCGGCACCTGATGAACAAATCCCAGAATATCCTGGTTAGAATCCCTAAAGCCCATACCCCTTCCTATACCGGATTCAAAATATGAAGCACTTCTTGAAAGATTAAAGGTAACCATACACTGATACTGATTCCATATATTAACCATCCGGTTAAGCTTATCATCATGGGAATCAAGAATATACTTGGATAATAACTGATCCCAATAGTCTGCCAAGTCATCTAAAGCCCTGTCCACTGCTTCTATAGTTGAAAATGTCTGAATCATTTCCTTTGCTTTCTTTTTATTAATTATATTTTTCCCTTCCCATTTATCATCAGGATCATTTTCAATATAACCTAATAGAAAGACTAATTCCTTAGTCTCACCGGGCTTCAAATTAATCTCAAGACAATGGGAAGCAATTGGATGCCATCCGTCAGCAATGGAGTTGGTGGGCTCTCCCTTAAATACAGCATCCGGATTATGAAAACCGTTATAAGTTCCCATAAAACTTTCTCTATCAGAATCAAATCCATATATAGGAGCATTAACAGAGAAGAAAGCATAATGGTTTCTTCTTTCTTTATACTCCGTCTTATGATATATTACTGAGTCCTCAACTTCAACTTCGCCTGTATTATAATTTCTTTGGAAGTTTGTCATATCATCTAAGGCATTCCATAGGCACCACTCTACAAAGGAAAAAAGTTTTATATTTTTTTCCACATTAGACTTGTTATTTATTACTACTTTATGTACCTCAGCATTGGTATTAAGCGGAACAAAATATGTAATACTGGTTTTTATTCCATTTAGCTCCCCCAAAATTTTTGTATAGCCCATACCATGTCTGCATTCATAATTATCCAAATCTTTCTTTACCGGTGCCCATCCCGGTGACCAAACTTCTTCTCCATCATTGATGTAGTAATACTTTCCGCCACCCAAATCCAAGGGTACATTATTATAGCGATAACGGGTAATTCTTCTAAGTCTCGCATCCTTGTAAAAACTATAGCCGCCGGCTGTATTTGAGATTAATGAAAAAAACTCCTGTGATCCCAAATAGTTTATCCAGGGATATGGGGTCTGCGGATTTGTTATTACATACTCACGATTTAAATCATCAAAAAAACCGTATTTCATTAAGTTAATCCTCCTTAAAGTTATTTATACCCACCAGTATTCCTATTATATTATACATACTTTGGTATTTCAATAAGCAGTATCTTATTTAGTAGCCATATATTTTACATACTTTTAGTATTTAAATATTACTTATTTTAATGAATATATTTTTAGATAATTTTAATAAGTATTTTCTTTTTTTCCTGACAAGCTTATGGTACACTATACTGTAGCCATAGACGATATATACAAATATAATTTAATATAATTACAATGATATGGAGGTTATTATGCCAAAAAAAACAAGGCTGGATGAAGATGCTACAATATATCAGCCAAGACAAGAACAATCAGAAAAAGAAAAACTAAAGGATATGTCCTGGGAAAAGAGAATATCTTATATATGGGAATATTACAAATTGCACGGACTTCTGATAATATTAGGGATTGCCTTTATATCCTATACAATATATACATTTACAAAACCAAAAATCGATACCAAATTATATGCTGCAATCATTAACAATCCTATAAATACTGATGTTTGGGATGAATATGAAAGCAAAATGACAGAATATTTAAAGCTTGATACTAAAACAGAAAATGTTTATTTTAACTATAACTTTTATTATAACGGACCTGCTGATTTAGCTGTAAATATGCGCCAGGTATTTGCTGCTCAATTAGTAACAGCTGACATAGATCTTGTTATTGCACCCCTTTCGGAATTTGCTACCAATGTGGAGGTTGGAATTTTCGATCCACTGTCTGATCAGCTGCCTACTGATTTATATAGTTCTCTTACGGACAAGTTTTATCTTTCAGGTACTGAGGAAAATCCTAAGGTTGCTGCCTATGGCATATATTTAAAAGACACTAAATTATTTAAGGAGTATTCACAAACCAGTGATGATGATCCTTTTTTAATAGGAATTGTTAGAAATTCTACTAATAAAGATAATGCCGTGAAATTTATAAGATATATCTTTAATGAAAAATAATATAGAAAATT
This genomic interval from Herbinix luporum contains the following:
- a CDS encoding GH36-type glycosyl hydrolase domain-containing protein, with amino-acid sequence MKYGFFDDLNREYVITNPQTPYPWINYLGSQEFFSLISNTAGGYSFYKDARLRRITRYRYNNVPLDLGGGKYYYINDGEEVWSPGWAPVKKDLDNYECRHGMGYTKILGELNGIKTSITYFVPLNTNAEVHKVVINNKSNVEKNIKLFSFVEWCLWNALDDMTNFQRNYNTGEVEVEDSVIYHKTEYKERRNHYAFFSVNAPIYGFDSDRESFMGTYNGFHNPDAVFKGEPTNSIADGWHPIASHCLEINLKPGETKELVFLLGYIENDPDDKWEGKNIINKKKAKEMIQTFSTIEAVDRALDDLADYWDQLLSKYILDSHDDKLNRMVNIWNQYQCMVTFNLSRSASYFESGIGRGMGFRDSNQDILGFVHQVPDRARERIIDLASTQLEDGGAYHQYQPLTKKGNNEIGGNFNDDPLWLILSTVSYIKETGDYSILDVMTPYDNDESKSKPLSDHLKRSFDHVLNNLGPHGLPLIGRADWNDCLNLNCFSSEPGESFQTTTSKDGRVAESVMIAGMFCYIGEEYARLMEKVGNKEEANRAFAEVRKMREVIMEHGWDGSWFVRAYDDFGRKVGSHENEEGKIFIESQGLCIMGRCGLEDGRAIQALDAVEERLATKYGLVLLNPAYTKYYIEYGEISTYPAGYKENAGIFCHNNAWIMAAEAIVGRGDKAFDYYTRIAPAYTEERSEIHRMEPYVYSQMIAGKDASRFGEAKNSWLTGTASWNFVAISQYILGIKPDFDGLIVDPSIPKGWDGYTVTRQYRGDTYRITVKNPNHVSCGVSKITVDNKEISGNILPLFGDGKLHEVEVILG
- the rpmI gene encoding 50S ribosomal protein L35, coding for MPKLKTNRAAAKRFKKTGTGKLKRMKAYKSHILTKKTSKRKRNLRKATITDATNVKNMKKILPYL
- the infC gene encoding translation initiation factor IF-3 → MINEQIRDKEVRLINEDGEQLGIMSAKEALKLAREANLDLVKIAPSAKPPVCKIIDYGKFRYEQTRKEKEAKKKQKTTEVKEIRFSPNIDENDLNTKANMARKFISKGDKVKVTLRFRGREMAHTSSSKVILDNFYSKLEDIAVIDKPAKLEGRNMTMFLSEKR
- a CDS encoding CPBP family intramembrane glutamic endopeptidase; this encodes MKRTLIIVQGLLMAYTAFFIVSLIYTFFTGIFILITGLQEVNSQIDYCLMVMAVMTACLLFYLWYKKYMGHVEAAVDFRKIFSLKHIGIYLMIALGCQFFVSGILSLIRPLFANLFANYEETISSIFVADTVIVAVYVIILAPIIEELILRGILFNRLRYGLSFYSANLIQALVFGIYHWNIIQGLYAFGIGLILGYVYEKTRSLYVPILLHVFINGLGFLIRIFNFGTYISIWAAILIGAIFLFAGIFLFARNLGDLNNK
- a CDS encoding ECF transporter S component; protein product: MKTISKTRTLQMVQLALFTAIILLLAFTPIGYIKLPTGLSITIIGIPVIIGAITLGPVGGAILGTVFGLSSFAQCFGFDPFGAMLLGINPIGIFITCMVPRVLMGWLTALIFQALKRFDKTKLLSYVITSIAGSILNTVLFMTTLMIFFFNTPEIQKIAQESFNTGNVFVLIIAMAGVNAIAEIIVSGIIGTAISKSIDKFTKKTMVY